From Segatella copri, the proteins below share one genomic window:
- a CDS encoding ATP-dependent helicase, with protein sequence MDLLKDLNEAQRAAVEYIDGPSLVIAGAGSGKTRVLTYKIAYLLRQGKDLYSLLVLTFTNKAAREMVERIRKMFGETFYIRQKYMGTFHSVFARILRVESDKIGFTSDFTIYDEADSRSLLKSIVKEMGLSEKTYKPAVVHARISMAKNQLIGVDSYESDSDIFSQNKRAGMPEIAKIYREYVQRCKLANAMDFDDLLVYTYRLFVERNDVLKKYGKIFKYIMVDEYQDTNYVQKKILTLLYNVMEEKAICAVGDDSQSIYSFRGANIDNILSFTRDFPAENGNYARLFKLEQNYRSTQTIVEAANSLIKHNRNQIPKDVFSENAKGEKIQYKPAYSDKEEAAIVAKDVKRIRREDGCQYSDFAILYRTNAQSRSFEEEFRKQGIPYRIYGGLSFYQRKEIKDIIAYFRLVANPDDEEAIKRIINYPARGIGATTVLKIADCAHQNQVSFWEVIGAPERYGLAVNKGTMNKLETFRLLISSFIERAQTTDVYELGDAIIKESGISQDIMSGKDADDLARQENLEEFLSGMSAFVEERREEGRFDELFLQDYLQDVALLTDADSDGDKDEPRVSLMTVHAAKGLEFPTVFVVGLEENIFPSPLSAASLRELEEERRLLYVAITRAEKHCILTNAKNRWRYGKMEFDNPSRFIDEIDGKLIDCQDEAGGSLFGSMSDQPEWARAQRPRRPWEDAELPRYSSRYQNSKPVASQFVADPKPSLFDDEPETSRTSGRSSVSGRSSLSEGNFKSVRALNAAKRYMETHSSHPASRGTGSSAASVSSSTASSAGSSSCGLQEGMKIEHQRFGRGTVLKIEGTGENTKATVEFVHSGTKQLLLKYAKFTVVD encoded by the coding sequence ATGGATTTACTGAAAGACTTGAACGAAGCGCAGCGTGCTGCGGTAGAATATATTGACGGACCTTCGCTGGTGATAGCCGGTGCAGGTTCGGGTAAAACGCGTGTGCTTACTTATAAGATAGCTTATCTCCTGAGACAGGGTAAAGATCTTTATTCCTTATTAGTGCTTACTTTTACTAATAAGGCAGCAAGAGAAATGGTTGAACGTATTCGTAAAATGTTTGGTGAAACATTTTATATCAGACAGAAATATATGGGTACTTTTCATAGTGTCTTTGCTAGAATATTGCGTGTTGAGTCTGATAAGATAGGCTTTACTTCAGATTTTACAATTTATGATGAAGCAGACTCTCGTTCTTTATTGAAATCTATTGTTAAGGAGATGGGCTTGAGTGAAAAAACTTACAAGCCTGCAGTTGTTCATGCAAGGATTTCTATGGCAAAAAATCAACTGATTGGAGTTGATTCATATGAAAGCGATTCTGATATCTTTAGCCAAAATAAACGAGCTGGTATGCCCGAAATTGCTAAGATATATCGAGAATATGTACAACGCTGTAAGTTGGCGAATGCAATGGATTTTGATGATTTGTTAGTTTATACTTATCGGCTTTTTGTAGAAAGAAATGATGTATTGAAAAAGTATGGTAAAATTTTTAAGTACATAATGGTAGATGAGTATCAAGATACAAATTATGTTCAGAAAAAAATACTTACTTTGCTCTATAATGTAATGGAAGAGAAAGCCATATGTGCTGTAGGAGATGATTCTCAAAGTATTTATAGTTTTAGAGGAGCTAATATCGATAATATATTGTCTTTCACTAGAGATTTTCCTGCAGAAAATGGTAACTATGCGCGTCTCTTCAAATTGGAACAGAACTACCGCTCTACCCAGACCATCGTTGAGGCGGCTAACAGTCTGATCAAGCATAACCGCAACCAGATTCCTAAGGATGTGTTTAGCGAGAATGCGAAGGGTGAGAAGATTCAGTATAAGCCTGCTTACAGCGACAAGGAAGAGGCGGCGATTGTAGCGAAGGACGTGAAGCGTATCCGGCGCGAGGATGGCTGCCAGTATAGTGATTTTGCCATTCTCTACCGCACCAATGCCCAGAGCCGCAGCTTCGAGGAGGAGTTCAGAAAGCAGGGTATTCCTTATCGCATTTATGGCGGACTGAGTTTCTACCAGCGTAAGGAAATTAAGGATATTATTGCATATTTCCGTCTGGTGGCGAATCCGGATGATGAAGAGGCTATCAAGCGTATCATCAACTATCCTGCACGTGGAATAGGTGCTACTACGGTGCTGAAGATTGCTGACTGTGCCCATCAGAACCAGGTGAGTTTCTGGGAGGTAATCGGTGCCCCTGAGCGGTATGGACTGGCGGTTAACAAGGGTACGATGAACAAGCTGGAAACCTTCAGATTGCTCATTTCTTCGTTTATCGAACGGGCTCAAACTACGGATGTCTATGAATTGGGTGATGCCATTATCAAGGAGAGTGGTATCAGTCAGGATATCATGTCGGGCAAGGATGCCGATGATCTGGCACGTCAGGAGAACCTGGAGGAATTCTTGAGCGGTATGTCGGCTTTTGTGGAGGAACGCCGTGAAGAGGGTAGGTTCGATGAACTCTTCCTGCAGGATTATCTGCAGGATGTGGCGCTGCTTACCGATGCTGACAGCGATGGTGATAAGGATGAACCTCGTGTATCTCTGATGACGGTTCATGCAGCCAAGGGTCTGGAGTTTCCTACGGTATTCGTGGTTGGTTTGGAAGAGAATATCTTCCCAAGTCCGCTTTCAGCTGCTTCGCTCAGAGAACTGGAGGAGGAACGGAGATTGCTTTACGTAGCCATTACGCGAGCTGAGAAACATTGTATCCTGACGAACGCCAAGAACCGCTGGCGATATGGCAAGATGGAGTTTGATAATCCGAGTCGGTTTATCGATGAGATTGACGGCAAGTTGATTGATTGCCAGGATGAGGCTGGTGGAAGCTTGTTTGGCTCTATGTCTGACCAGCCGGAGTGGGCGAGAGCGCAACGTCCTCGCAGACCGTGGGAGGATGCTGAGCTGCCTAGATACAGTAGCAGGTATCAGAATTCCAAACCGGTAGCATCGCAGTTTGTAGCAGATCCTAAGCCTTCTCTCTTTGATGATGAACCAGAGACTTCACGTACTTCCGGACGCTCGTCTGTTTCCGGACGCTCATCTCTCTCTGAAGGCAATTTCAAGTCTGTTAGAGCGCTGAATGCAGCGAAGCGTTACATGGAGACGCATTCTTCTCATCCTGCTTCTCGCGGTACTGGATCTTCTGCAGCATCAGTTTCTTCTTCTACAGCTTCATCTGCTGGCAGTTCTTCTTGCGGTTTGCAGGAGGGAATGAAGATTGAACATCAGCGTTTTGGACGGGGAACGGTATTGAAGATTGAAGGTACTGGTGAGAATACGAAGGCTACGGTTGAGTTCGTTCATTCTGGCACCAAACAGCTTCTGCTGAAATATGCCAAGTTTACGGTAGTAGATTAA
- a CDS encoding DUF4270 domain-containing protein, giving the protein MKILRLLTVLVIAALTFAACDDTTEGIGGSITNKIDNINISNSAFNVTTKSIVADSVLSRNNTGLIGKMKDPETGNYVKGDYMTQLSVLPTFDVDTLDYIKQANKGSIEADSCYLLVSYNASYGDTIAPMKVTAYEMTKPMAEDKEYYSNYDAFKEGWVRESNEHWSSNYNLSNTSDVKNFKIYLNKEYKKDGKRYKNYGSYIMQTYAEHPEYFKTNYKFLHNVCPGFYIKNVGGTGNMAKIWNTELIFYWTRHKTIKAKDGVTDSTAVSIGYNRFDGTEEVLQLNKIENDTKNLEQLASQDQKKCTYLKSPAGIFTEVTLPIEDIMKGHEKDTLNTATISFPRLNNENEDNPYNFATPSTILMVQKDSLQSFFEKSKLADNRTSYTASYSSTGTYKNAYTFQNIANLVSAMYKNKGKGENWNKVVLVPVNVITTTQGYTTVISKINHDMSLASTRLIVGTDDPDKDYTTDKKTGKKVASGPIRIKVIYSKFKEE; this is encoded by the coding sequence ATGAAAATTTTAAGACTCTTAACAGTATTAGTAATAGCAGCGCTTACTTTCGCTGCATGTGATGATACCACCGAGGGAATCGGTGGTAGCATCACTAATAAGATAGACAACATTAACATTTCTAACTCAGCGTTCAATGTTACCACAAAGTCTATAGTAGCAGATTCCGTATTGAGCCGCAACAACACGGGACTCATCGGAAAGATGAAAGACCCGGAAACCGGCAACTATGTAAAGGGCGACTACATGACCCAGTTGAGCGTATTGCCTACTTTCGATGTAGATACACTCGATTACATCAAGCAGGCAAACAAGGGTTCTATCGAAGCAGACTCATGCTATCTCCTGGTTTCATACAATGCCAGCTATGGTGATACAATCGCCCCAATGAAGGTGACAGCCTATGAGATGACAAAGCCGATGGCAGAAGATAAGGAGTATTACTCTAATTATGATGCCTTCAAGGAAGGCTGGGTAAGGGAAAGCAACGAGCATTGGAGCAGTAATTACAACTTGAGCAATACATCAGATGTCAAGAACTTCAAGATTTACTTGAATAAGGAGTATAAGAAAGATGGTAAGAGATACAAGAACTATGGCTCTTACATCATGCAAACATACGCTGAACATCCTGAGTACTTCAAGACCAACTACAAGTTCCTGCACAACGTCTGCCCTGGCTTCTATATCAAGAACGTAGGCGGTACGGGTAACATGGCTAAGATCTGGAATACAGAGCTTATCTTCTACTGGACCCGCCACAAGACCATCAAGGCAAAGGACGGCGTTACAGACAGTACAGCTGTAAGCATCGGATACAACCGTTTCGATGGTACAGAAGAGGTATTGCAGCTCAACAAGATTGAGAACGATACCAAGAACTTGGAGCAGTTGGCAAGTCAGGATCAGAAGAAATGTACTTATCTCAAGTCACCGGCAGGTATCTTCACCGAAGTTACCCTCCCTATCGAAGATATCATGAAGGGACATGAGAAGGATACGCTCAACACAGCTACCATCTCTTTCCCACGACTCAACAATGAAAACGAAGACAACCCATACAACTTTGCTACACCAAGCACCATCCTGATGGTTCAGAAAGACAGTTTGCAGTCGTTCTTCGAAAAGAGCAAGTTGGCTGACAACCGTACTTCTTATACGGCAAGCTACAGCAGTACCGGCACCTACAAGAATGCCTATACATTCCAGAATATCGCCAATCTGGTTTCTGCCATGTATAAGAACAAGGGCAAGGGGGAAAACTGGAATAAAGTAGTGCTGGTTCCTGTAAACGTCATCACAACCACACAGGGCTATACTACCGTCATCTCCAAGATTAATCACGATATGTCACTCGCTTCTACGCGACTCATCGTGGGTACGGATGATCCTGACAAGGATTATACCACAGACAAGAAGACTGGCAAGAAGGTGGCATCTGGTCCGATCCGAATCAAGGTGATTTACAGTAAGTTTAAAGAAGAATAA
- a CDS encoding glycogen/starch synthase, which produces MAKKVLFINQEIDPYVAESHMSIMGRELPQKMQEAGFEIRTFMPKWGTINERRGQLHEVIRLSGMNLIIDETDHPLIIKVASIPTTRQQIYFIDNDDYFKSRQMGTDENGKEYADNGERAIFFARGVLETVKKLRWQPDVIVCQGWASAVVPFYVKTAYSEEPSFAESKVITALYTNELKGELGTNFKRCVAFRDAKPELLDGYQDDFDFIELGKLAIDYSDGVVEGEEEATQILFDYAKEKNKPVLTYPGEDIQEPYADFINKVCPDAE; this is translated from the coding sequence ATGGCAAAAAAAGTATTATTTATCAATCAGGAGATCGACCCATACGTAGCCGAGTCTCACATGTCTATCATGGGACGCGAACTGCCTCAGAAGATGCAGGAAGCAGGTTTTGAGATCCGCACCTTCATGCCTAAGTGGGGCACCATCAACGAGCGTCGCGGACAATTGCACGAGGTCATTCGCCTGTCTGGTATGAACCTTATCATCGATGAGACAGACCATCCGCTGATCATCAAGGTTGCATCTATACCAACAACACGACAGCAGATTTATTTCATCGATAATGATGACTATTTCAAGAGCCGTCAGATGGGCACCGATGAAAACGGAAAGGAATATGCCGACAACGGAGAAAGAGCTATCTTCTTTGCACGTGGTGTATTGGAAACCGTCAAGAAGCTCCGCTGGCAGCCTGATGTGATCGTCTGCCAGGGTTGGGCTAGCGCAGTAGTGCCATTCTATGTAAAGACAGCCTACAGCGAAGAGCCTTCATTTGCTGAATCAAAGGTAATTACCGCTCTCTATACCAACGAACTCAAGGGTGAACTGGGTACCAACTTCAAACGTTGCGTTGCCTTCCGCGATGCCAAGCCTGAACTGCTCGACGGCTATCAGGACGACTTCGACTTCATTGAGCTCGGCAAACTCGCCATCGACTATAGCGACGGTGTGGTAGAAGGTGAAGAAGAAGCTACCCAGATTCTCTTTGATTATGCGAAGGAGAAGAACAAGCCTGTACTGACTTATCCGGGAGAAGATATTCAGGAGCCATACGCAGACTTCATCAACAAGGTTTGTCCTGACGCAGAATAA
- the panC gene encoding pantoate--beta-alanine ligase: MKVFNKIVDLQNELFMCRKEGKEIGLVPTMGALHEGHASLVKRSVKENGVTVVSVFLNPTQFNDQGDLDRYPRTLDADCKLLEACGADYVFAPSVKEMYPTPDTRHFEFPPVSTVMEGAKRPGHFNGVCQVVSRLFYIVRPTRAYFGEKDWQQIAVIKQLVKYINSDVQIVECPIVRDEDGLAKSSRNTLLAPDEHAIAPNIYKALKESVEYAKTHTVQETHDKVVADINAVEGLEVEYFQIVDGDSLQDVSSWEDSAYVVGCITVYCGKTPIRLIDHIKYKG, from the coding sequence ATGAAAGTATTCAATAAGATTGTTGACCTCCAGAACGAACTCTTCATGTGTCGTAAGGAGGGAAAGGAAATCGGCCTTGTGCCAACTATGGGTGCGCTGCATGAGGGTCACGCCTCTCTTGTTAAGCGCAGTGTGAAGGAAAATGGCGTGACTGTGGTTTCTGTGTTCCTGAATCCTACACAGTTTAATGATCAGGGTGACTTGGATCGCTATCCTCGTACCCTCGATGCTGACTGCAAGCTCTTGGAGGCTTGTGGTGCAGACTATGTGTTTGCACCATCGGTGAAGGAGATGTATCCTACACCAGATACACGCCACTTTGAGTTTCCACCTGTTTCTACCGTGATGGAGGGTGCCAAGCGTCCGGGTCATTTCAATGGTGTATGTCAGGTAGTGAGCCGTCTTTTCTATATCGTTCGACCAACCCGTGCTTATTTCGGTGAGAAGGATTGGCAGCAGATTGCTGTCATCAAGCAGCTCGTGAAGTACATCAACAGCGATGTGCAGATTGTTGAGTGCCCTATTGTCCGTGATGAGGATGGTTTGGCTAAGAGCAGCCGTAATACTTTGCTGGCTCCTGATGAGCATGCCATTGCGCCAAACATCTATAAGGCCCTGAAGGAGAGTGTAGAGTATGCCAAGACTCATACCGTACAGGAAACTCACGATAAGGTGGTTGCCGACATCAATGCTGTAGAGGGTCTGGAGGTAGAATATTTCCAGATTGTGGATGGCGACAGCCTGCAGGATGTGTCTTCATGGGAGGATAGTGCATACGTGGTAGGTTGCATCACCGTTTATTGCGGTAAGACTCCTATCCGTCTCATCGACCATATCAAGTATAAAGGATAA
- the panD gene encoding aspartate 1-decarboxylase: protein MQIEVLKSKLHCVTVTEANLNYMGSITIDEDLMDAANLIAGEKVQIVDNNNGERLETYIIKGERGSGCICLNGAAARKVQVGDTVIIIAYALMDFEEAKTFKPTVVFPKEGNKV, encoded by the coding sequence ATGCAGATAGAAGTATTGAAGAGTAAGCTCCATTGTGTGACCGTAACTGAGGCTAACCTGAATTATATGGGTAGCATCACCATCGATGAGGACTTGATGGACGCTGCTAATCTGATAGCAGGCGAGAAGGTTCAGATTGTAGACAACAACAATGGTGAGCGCTTGGAGACCTATATTATCAAGGGTGAGCGTGGCAGCGGTTGTATTTGCCTGAACGGTGCTGCAGCCCGCAAGGTGCAGGTGGGAGATACCGTTATCATCATCGCTTATGCCCTGATGGACTTTGAGGAGGCTAAGACCTTCAAGCCTACCGTGGTTTTCCCTAAAGAGGGAAATAAGGTTTAA
- a CDS encoding AAA family ATPase yields MKFLQLEILNLASLDKQGGEVINFEEGALGESTIFSIVGPTGSGKSTLLDAICLALYNRAPRYPRKKGDKNQNIEIFGAADASESNRLAPTDSRNILTRGKKEGYSKLTFLANNGSIYRAEWHVRFQRVRYENAKTALYKITRNGEEITEEAADWNELPNIIGLDYDQFLRTVLIAQGSFANFLTAKENERYELLEKLIGCEETYTNIATEIKKAKDQATDAYNQMAASVEAVKQNLLNDEELAHLKEEIARLEKAEKELDSQLQAISKDLQWFEENEKQIKQITICQSDMEQAADAIKAMQAQILRLQLHDEVQPAVNLLQEVERHTQSIHEQEENILKAEANIKSQESAISESEKTLTSLKEAVSKAQEQLEKALPVIAEARALKTKMEAAMPNLKEKKEALELAQKENLTAQKDVEENARNIQKWEAETEKANLALKTTKEEIAKQKQVLHEATQAAEQAWETERNKTAGQNIEELQNSKTVADRKLQDVQQAIKVVAHLDTATTEKQKNEERIQVLGKRNAEIDEALGKLTIEALTQKTLTLRNAYTLMVSEKWEIHRANLTEGKPCPLCGSTTHPYHTDNRQFEEATTELSQLLKAKEDLLKLQQKEEKNLSGERKQNDGEVQTLQKQQEKLSGEIATYEEDWKALIAQYPKIPKAEAELKSLLPIYENKAKDASSKLSLFNKIQKEIERLTQLKDKAVKDEAAYESKASTIQNKAQENTSTCTTKLAEQKVLTINLASQQKSKEEAYGKALQAWNSTKKEMEEWQEKYKQILNGEEPDAAEQRLTAAKDEATKAADTQNENINKLKAELANSKGSHQTMLSQNKTMKENLQAKEKELDLWIEEYNKQLEEKSIEGNDSEEKGIEERSIEPSLIDRNTIREMLHSAEDWNAIRREKDEKEKAVASTTALYQSAEKAHQQHLEHQPAQTRDALLAIQQEYQERSQRNELIAAKARMQNHQEAVKQLGDKAEALNLVTQEKDDWTAITDAIGADGKTLRKIAQCYTLSFLIAHANQEIRKFNSRYELQQVKHSLGIRVIDHDRADDIRDTTSLSGGETFIVSLGLALGLSALSSRNISFENLFIDEGFGTLDPDTLATVIDSLAMLQSSQGKKVGVISHTDTMSERITTQIRIIKNGNSGSSHIEIYP; encoded by the coding sequence ATGAAATTCCTACAACTCGAAATACTCAACCTCGCTTCGCTTGACAAACAGGGTGGCGAGGTCATCAACTTTGAAGAAGGTGCCTTAGGCGAGAGTACCATCTTCAGCATCGTAGGTCCGACGGGCAGTGGCAAGTCTACCCTACTCGATGCTATCTGCCTTGCCCTCTACAACCGCGCCCCTCGCTACCCCAGGAAGAAAGGAGACAAGAACCAGAACATCGAGATTTTCGGAGCTGCCGATGCCAGCGAAAGTAACCGTCTGGCTCCTACCGACAGCCGAAACATCCTGACACGTGGCAAGAAAGAAGGCTACAGCAAACTCACCTTCCTTGCCAACAACGGTAGCATCTACCGCGCAGAATGGCACGTCAGATTCCAGAGAGTGCGCTACGAGAACGCCAAGACTGCACTTTATAAAATCACGAGAAACGGAGAAGAGATAACGGAGGAAGCTGCCGACTGGAACGAGCTGCCGAACATCATCGGACTCGACTACGACCAGTTTCTCCGTACCGTACTCATCGCCCAAGGCTCGTTTGCCAACTTCCTGACAGCAAAGGAAAACGAGCGGTACGAACTCCTGGAAAAACTCATCGGATGCGAGGAAACTTATACGAACATCGCTACTGAAATCAAGAAGGCGAAAGACCAGGCGACGGATGCCTACAACCAGATGGCAGCATCGGTAGAAGCCGTTAAACAGAACCTGCTGAACGATGAAGAACTTGCCCATCTGAAGGAGGAAATCGCCCGGTTGGAAAAGGCTGAGAAGGAACTCGACAGCCAGTTGCAAGCCATTTCGAAAGACCTGCAATGGTTTGAGGAAAACGAAAAGCAAATCAAGCAAATCACTATCTGCCAGTCAGATATGGAGCAAGCAGCAGATGCCATTAAAGCGATGCAAGCCCAGATTCTCCGTCTGCAGTTGCACGATGAAGTACAGCCAGCCGTCAACCTGCTGCAGGAAGTAGAGCGACATACGCAAAGCATCCACGAGCAGGAAGAAAACATTCTGAAAGCGGAAGCAAACATCAAAAGTCAAGAGTCTGCCATCAGCGAAAGCGAGAAAACTCTCACCAGTCTGAAGGAAGCTGTAAGCAAGGCACAGGAACAGTTGGAAAAGGCCCTGCCGGTCATCGCTGAAGCAAGGGCGCTGAAAACAAAAATGGAAGCGGCTATGCCGAATCTGAAAGAAAAGAAAGAGGCATTGGAGTTGGCGCAGAAAGAGAATCTAACTGCCCAGAAAGACGTGGAGGAGAACGCCCGAAACATCCAAAAATGGGAAGCAGAAACGGAGAAAGCGAACCTTGCCCTCAAAACGACCAAGGAAGAGATTGCCAAGCAGAAACAGGTTCTGCACGAAGCGACGCAAGCCGCAGAACAGGCTTGGGAGACGGAAAGAAATAAGACTGCCGGACAGAACATAGAGGAACTGCAGAACAGCAAGACTGTAGCTGACAGGAAACTACAGGATGTCCAGCAAGCCATCAAGGTTGTGGCTCATCTCGATACTGCCACAACAGAAAAGCAGAAGAATGAGGAGCGAATCCAGGTCTTGGGCAAGAGAAACGCAGAGATAGATGAAGCGCTGGGCAAGTTGACCATCGAGGCGCTGACCCAAAAGACCCTAACGCTGAGAAATGCCTATACCCTCATGGTGAGCGAGAAATGGGAGATTCATCGTGCCAACCTGACCGAAGGCAAACCTTGTCCGCTCTGTGGCAGCACGACCCATCCTTATCATACCGACAACAGACAGTTTGAGGAAGCCACCACGGAACTCTCTCAACTTCTGAAAGCCAAGGAGGATCTGCTGAAACTGCAGCAGAAAGAGGAGAAGAATCTTTCCGGCGAAAGAAAACAGAACGACGGCGAAGTACAGACGCTCCAGAAACAACAGGAAAAGCTGTCGGGAGAAATAGCAACTTACGAAGAGGATTGGAAGGCGCTCATCGCCCAGTATCCAAAGATTCCGAAGGCAGAGGCAGAACTGAAATCGCTCTTGCCTATCTATGAAAACAAGGCGAAAGATGCGAGCAGCAAACTCAGCCTGTTTAACAAGATTCAGAAAGAGATAGAACGGCTGACCCAACTCAAGGACAAGGCTGTGAAGGATGAAGCTGCGTATGAAAGCAAGGCTTCTACTATACAGAATAAAGCCCAAGAAAACACATCAACCTGCACCACAAAACTAGCTGAGCAAAAAGTACTTACCATCAACCTTGCTTCGCAGCAAAAGAGCAAGGAGGAGGCTTACGGGAAAGCCCTTCAGGCATGGAATAGTACCAAGAAGGAAATGGAGGAATGGCAGGAGAAATACAAGCAGATTCTGAATGGAGAAGAGCCCGATGCGGCAGAACAAAGACTGACAGCAGCAAAGGATGAGGCTACGAAAGCAGCTGATACTCAGAACGAGAACATCAACAAACTGAAGGCAGAACTCGCCAACAGTAAAGGTTCGCATCAAACCATGCTGTCTCAGAACAAGACGATGAAAGAGAATCTGCAAGCGAAGGAAAAGGAACTCGACCTTTGGATTGAGGAATATAACAAGCAGCTTGAAGAAAAGAGCATCGAAGGAAATGACTCCGAAGAGAAAGGCATCGAGGAAAGAAGTATCGAGCCAAGCCTTATCGACCGAAATACCATCCGGGAGATGCTTCACTCTGCCGAAGACTGGAACGCTATCCGACGGGAAAAGGACGAAAAGGAGAAAGCCGTGGCTTCAACAACTGCTCTTTACCAGAGTGCAGAAAAGGCGCATCAGCAGCACTTGGAACATCAGCCTGCCCAAACCCGTGATGCTCTCTTAGCCATTCAGCAGGAGTATCAGGAGAGAAGCCAGCGCAACGAACTGATTGCTGCCAAAGCCAGGATGCAGAACCATCAGGAAGCCGTGAAGCAGTTGGGTGACAAGGCTGAGGCTCTGAATCTCGTAACACAGGAAAAGGACGACTGGACAGCCATTACGGATGCCATCGGAGCAGACGGCAAAACGCTGCGCAAGATAGCCCAATGCTATACGCTCAGTTTCCTGATAGCGCACGCCAACCAGGAAATCAGAAAGTTCAACAGCCGTTACGAACTGCAACAGGTAAAGCATTCGCTGGGCATCCGAGTCATCGACCACGACCGTGCCGACGATATCCGAGACACCACCTCCCTATCAGGTGGCGAAACCTTCATCGTAAGTCTCGGTCTCGCCTTGGGCCTGTCGGCATTATCCTCCCGCAACATCTCCTTCGAGAACCTGTTCATCGATGAAGGCTTCGGAACCCTCGACCCCGATACCCTAGCCACCGTCATCGACTCCCTCGCCATGCTGCAAAGTTCGCAAGGCAAGAAGGTGGGCGTCATCAGTCATACCGACACGATGAGCGAGCGCATCACCACCCAGATAAGGATTATCAAGAATGGCAACTCCGGCAGCAGCCATATCGAGATCTATCCGTAG
- a CDS encoding exonuclease SbcCD subunit D: protein MKILATSDWHLGNLFHGNDRLPEHKHFLKWLLEQIAGQKPDALLIAGDIFDNGNPSAAAQTVYYEFLADATQLCPNMQVIITAGNHDSASRLEAPRPLLTRYHVEIRGNVRKIWKQGESEDDDKTGGHWIYSFDDLIIPVTNEAGEEVIILAVPFLRSDVVQNASYSQGVNDFLRELTAEARQKYPGRKCIMMAHMYAKGSDIAKKDASEKIIIGGQEEVDLEGWNDHPDYMTCGHIHKRQHIWNTDWARYTGSILPMSFAEKDYTHGIDLITIEHGEEYEGKETGKSKEWKVDFLEYKPQHALRILPEDEEELTFKKWQKLINSELSERTDGELSDHFDYVMLKVKQEKLSSDDIKELEKLVNEKDAVLCKIQRIIPQLDLSTIQGSQHITSIEDIINRPPLDTLKEAFAIRHNAPMNERQEKMLSDLLTTSSL, encoded by the coding sequence ATGAAGATATTAGCAACCAGCGACTGGCATCTGGGCAACCTGTTTCACGGCAACGACCGTCTGCCGGAACACAAGCATTTCCTGAAATGGCTCCTGGAACAAATCGCTGGACAAAAGCCCGATGCTCTCCTCATCGCAGGAGACATCTTTGATAACGGAAATCCATCGGCAGCGGCACAGACCGTTTATTACGAGTTTCTTGCCGATGCTACCCAACTGTGCCCTAACATGCAGGTCATCATTACCGCCGGCAACCACGATTCCGCCAGCCGACTGGAGGCTCCCCGTCCGCTGCTCACCCGATACCACGTGGAAATAAGAGGAAACGTAAGGAAAATCTGGAAGCAGGGAGAAAGCGAGGACGATGATAAAACCGGCGGACATTGGATTTATTCCTTCGATGACCTCATCATCCCCGTAACCAACGAGGCAGGAGAAGAAGTCATCATCCTCGCCGTACCTTTCCTAAGAAGCGATGTGGTGCAGAACGCCAGTTACTCGCAGGGAGTCAACGACTTTCTGAGAGAACTGACGGCTGAGGCTCGACAGAAATACCCGGGCAGAAAGTGCATCATGATGGCACACATGTACGCCAAGGGTTCGGATATCGCCAAAAAGGATGCGAGCGAGAAAATCATCATAGGTGGACAGGAGGAAGTGGACTTGGAAGGATGGAACGATCATCCCGACTATATGACTTGCGGACACATCCACAAGCGGCAACATATCTGGAACACCGACTGGGCAAGATATACGGGAAGTATCCTCCCGATGTCGTTTGCCGAGAAAGACTACACCCACGGCATCGACCTCATCACCATAGAACACGGAGAAGAGTATGAAGGAAAGGAAACCGGCAAGAGTAAGGAATGGAAAGTAGATTTCCTGGAATACAAGCCTCAGCACGCCCTCCGCATCCTGCCCGAAGATGAGGAAGAGCTGACCTTCAAGAAATGGCAGAAGCTCATCAATTCTGAACTTTCAGAGAGAACAGACGGCGAACTGAGCGACCACTTCGACTACGTGATGCTGAAGGTGAAACAGGAGAAACTATCGAGCGATGACATCAAGGAACTGGAGAAACTCGTCAACGAAAAGGATGCCGTGCTCTGCAAGATCCAGCGCATCATCCCGCAACTGGACCTCTCCACCATCCAGGGTTCCCAGCACATCACCAGCATAGAAGACATCATCAACCGTCCTCCGCTCGATACGCTGAAAGAAGCCTTCGCCATCAGACACAACGCTCCGATGAACGAAAGACAAGAGAAAATGTTATCCGATTTATTAACGACATCATCATTATGA